One region of Malania oleifera isolate guangnan ecotype guangnan chromosome 6, ASM2987363v1, whole genome shotgun sequence genomic DNA includes:
- the LOC131157647 gene encoding probable DNA-directed RNA polymerase III subunit rpc6 isoform X1: MSLSQGSSSLKRKRQESNAPSQTLSNDERRLYDVIRSKKDMGIWTRDLKRETQFPDSVVTKSLRSLQTKKLIKEVVNIQNKARKHYMAAEFEPSAEIVGGAWYVDGKLDTDFIKILRDLCYKHIQKLKLATLEDISNSIKRSGVFKAECTMQQIAEIVNVLVLENEITEEKSTGYGDFERIPIGTRCYRCTRKGGPAGEAMLGAMASIPCGVCPQISMCTPDGIISPITCAYYDKWLDF, from the coding sequence ATGAGTCTATCACAAGGGTCTTCATCCCTGAAACGGAAGCGGCAGGAGTCAAATGCACCATCCCAAACTCTATCAAATGATGAACGTCGCCTGTATGATGTGATCCGAAGCAAGAAAGACATGGGAATCTGGACAAGAGACCTGAAACGAGAAACACAGTTCCCAGACAGTGTGGTTACCAAGTCCCTGAGGTCACTCCAGACCAAGAAACTCATAAAAGAGGTAGTAAACATCCAAAACAAAGCGAGAAAACATTACATGGCAGCAGAGTTTGAACCATCAGCAGAAATCGTTGGTGGTGCATGGTACGTAGACGGTAAACTCGACACAGATTTCATAAAGATTCTTAGAGATCTATGTTATAAGCACATACAGAAGCTGAAGCTTGCCACTTTGGAGGACATATCGAACTCGATTAAGAGGTCAGGTGTCTTTAAGGCAGAGTGTACGATGCAGCAAATTGCGGAGATAGTGaatgttttggttttggaaaATGAGATCACAGAGGAGAAGAGTACTGGCTATGGAGATTTTGAGCGTATACCAATCGGAACACGATGTTACAGGTGCACAAGGAAAGGAGGCCCTGCAGGGGAGGCAATGTTAGGGGCCATGGCTTCCATTCCATGTGGGGTTTGTCCTCAGATAAGTATGTGTACACCTGACGGGATTATATCTCCAATCACCTGTGCTTACTACGATAAATGGTTGGACTTTTAG
- the LOC131157647 gene encoding probable DNA-directed RNA polymerase III subunit rpc6 isoform X2, with protein sequence MHNICFLGMSLSQGSSSLKRKRQESNAPSQTLSNDERRLYDVIRSKKDMGIWTRDLKRETQFPDSVVTKSLRSLQTKKLIKEVVNIQNKARKHYMAAEFEPSAEIVGGAWYVDGKLDTDFIKILRDLCYKHIQKLKLATLEDISNSIKRSGVFKAECTMQQIAEIVNVLVLENEITEEKSTGYGDFERIPIGTRCYRCTRKGGPAGEAMLGAMASIPCGVCPQISMCTPDGIISPITCAYYDKWLDF encoded by the coding sequence ATGCATAATATTTGTTTCTTAGGAATGAGTCTATCACAAGGGTCTTCATCCCTGAAACGGAAGCGGCAGGAGTCAAATGCACCATCCCAAACTCTATCAAATGATGAACGTCGCCTGTATGATGTGATCCGAAGCAAGAAAGACATGGGAATCTGGACAAGAGACCTGAAACGAGAAACACAGTTCCCAGACAGTGTGGTTACCAAGTCCCTGAGGTCACTCCAGACCAAGAAACTCATAAAAGAGGTAGTAAACATCCAAAACAAAGCGAGAAAACATTACATGGCAGCAGAGTTTGAACCATCAGCAGAAATCGTTGGTGGTGCATGGTACGTAGACGGTAAACTCGACACAGATTTCATAAAGATTCTTAGAGATCTATGTTATAAGCACATACAGAAGCTGAAGCTTGCCACTTTGGAGGACATATCGAACTCGATTAAGAGGTCAGGTGTCTTTAAGGCAGAGTGTACGATGCAGCAAATTGCGGAGATAGTGaatgttttggttttggaaaATGAGATCACAGAGGAGAAGAGTACTGGCTATGGAGATTTTGAGCGTATACCAATCGGAACACGATGTTACAGGTGCACAAGGAAAGGAGGCCCTGCAGGGGAGGCAATGTTAGGGGCCATGGCTTCCATTCCATGTGGGGTTTGTCCTCAGATAAGTATGTGTACACCTGACGGGATTATATCTCCAATCACCTGTGCTTACTACGATAAATGGTTGGACTTTTAG
- the LOC131157648 gene encoding embryo-specific protein ATS3B-like: MKAACYLLQLAFIFIAFSQSRARSIIPRPHPLGSFEINTTHSQNAATCSFTVTIKTSCSSPSYTRDQISISFGDAYGNQVYAPRIDDPSTRTFERCSSDTFYLYGPCTYQICYLYLYRSGRDGWKPETVTVYAYNSSPATFYYNTFIPRDVWFGFNLCSASSSSKSAM; encoded by the exons ATGAAAGCCGCCTGCTATCTGCTCCAGCTTGCCTTCATCTTCATCGCCTTCTCGCAGTCGCGGGCCAGATCAATCATTCCGCGCCCTCACCCACTCGGATCCTTCGAGATCAACACTACCCACTCCCAG AATGCAGCGACCTGTTCCTTCACCGTGACCATAAAGACAAGCTGCTCTTCACCCTCCTATACCCGTGATCAAATCAGCATCTCATTTGGCGATGCTTATGGCAACCAG GTGTATGCGCCGAGAATCGATGATCCGTCGACGAGGACCTTCGAACGGTGTTCTTCAGACACGTTTTATTTGTACGGGCCGTGCACGTACCAGATCTGTTATCTGTATCTGTACCGGAGCGGACGGGACGGGTGGAAACCGGAGACCGTGACGGTCTACGCTTACAACAGTAGCCCTGCCACATTCTATTACAACACCTTCATACCACGGGATGTTTGGTTTGGATTTAATCTTtgttctgcttcttcttcttctaaatCCGCAATGTAA